A single Anatilimnocola floriformis DNA region contains:
- a CDS encoding aldo/keto reductase, whose protein sequence is MPQLNRPLGNSGLLVSPVALGCWPIAGMTSLDVTERDSQATIEAAIAAGINFLDTAWCYGSDGDSERLIGRTIQGRREQLVIATKCGIHWGPQGERIFDASRARIHRECRESLQRLQIEQIDLYYLHAPDPNIPLAESAAAIAELHAQGLIRAAAVSNVTVAQLQEFQAVCPVAAVQPPYNMLQRQIETDLVPYCREHNIALCIYWPLLKGLLAGKLPRDHVFRLGDGRPKYPMFQGEEWQRNQDLLDDLRAIAADSNKTVAQLVVQWTLAQPGITAALCGAKRPEQIIESAAALADDFTTAELTKINAALARRGPAVTRSAV, encoded by the coding sequence ATGCCTCAGCTCAATCGTCCTCTCGGCAATTCCGGTCTGCTCGTTTCGCCCGTGGCCCTCGGCTGCTGGCCGATTGCGGGGATGACGAGTCTCGACGTTACCGAGCGCGACAGCCAGGCGACCATCGAAGCCGCCATCGCCGCGGGCATCAACTTCCTGGACACTGCCTGGTGCTATGGCAGCGATGGCGACAGCGAACGACTGATCGGCCGTACGATCCAAGGCCGCCGCGAACAACTGGTGATCGCCACGAAGTGCGGCATTCATTGGGGGCCGCAGGGAGAACGCATCTTCGATGCCTCGCGCGCTCGGATCCATCGCGAATGCCGCGAGAGCCTGCAACGGTTGCAAATCGAGCAGATCGATCTCTACTATCTGCACGCCCCTGACCCAAACATTCCGCTGGCTGAATCTGCTGCCGCGATTGCCGAACTGCATGCTCAAGGATTGATTCGCGCTGCCGCCGTTTCGAACGTCACCGTTGCTCAGTTGCAAGAATTTCAAGCGGTTTGCCCGGTCGCCGCGGTGCAGCCGCCGTACAACATGCTGCAACGGCAGATCGAAACCGATCTCGTGCCGTACTGCCGCGAGCACAACATTGCCCTCTGCATTTACTGGCCGCTGCTGAAGGGCTTGCTCGCGGGAAAACTGCCGCGGGATCATGTCTTTCGCCTTGGCGACGGCCGGCCGAAGTATCCGATGTTTCAAGGCGAAGAGTGGCAACGCAATCAAGATCTACTCGATGACCTGCGCGCGATCGCCGCTGATTCGAACAAGACCGTTGCTCAACTCGTCGTCCAATGGACGCTCGCGCAGCCGGGCATAACAGCTGCGCTCTGCGGCGCGAAACGCCCCGAGCAGATCATTGAATCCGCCGCCGCTTTGGCCGATGATTTCACCACTGCCGAACTAACCAAGATCAACGCCGCGCTGGCCCGTCGCGGCCCAGCCGTCACGCGCAGCGCGGTCTAA
- a CDS encoding sugar phosphate isomerase/epimerase family protein — translation MKFAICNETFLDWPFEKAFAFARDVGYTGLEIAPFTIATNVFDISPARRAEVRRQAEDADLQVIGLHWLLAKTNGFYLTTPDDAVRQKTSEYFQELARLCRDLGGKVMVLGSPLQRNLLPGVTHDQALDLAADCLKRALPTIEECDVTIAIEPLGPAEGDFLNTAALGVELIERIGSPHVRLHLDCKAMSSESKSIPELLRENRQVLEHFHANDPNRRGPGMGELDFVPIFQTLAEIDYRGWVSVEVFDYEPGVEVLARESMEYMQGVLAELQS, via the coding sequence ATGAAATTCGCCATCTGCAACGAAACGTTTCTCGATTGGCCGTTCGAAAAGGCTTTTGCTTTTGCCCGCGACGTCGGCTACACCGGCCTTGAGATCGCGCCGTTCACGATTGCCACGAACGTCTTCGACATCTCTCCGGCCCGCCGCGCGGAAGTTCGCCGGCAAGCCGAAGACGCCGATCTGCAAGTGATCGGTTTGCACTGGCTGCTGGCTAAGACGAACGGCTTTTATCTGACGACGCCCGACGACGCCGTGCGGCAGAAGACGAGCGAATATTTTCAAGAGCTGGCCCGCCTCTGCCGCGATCTCGGCGGCAAAGTAATGGTGCTCGGTTCACCGCTGCAGCGCAACCTGCTTCCCGGCGTGACGCACGACCAGGCTCTCGACCTCGCCGCCGATTGCTTGAAGCGAGCGCTGCCGACGATTGAAGAGTGCGACGTCACCATCGCCATCGAACCCCTCGGCCCAGCCGAAGGCGACTTCCTCAATACGGCAGCCCTCGGCGTGGAACTGATCGAGCGCATCGGCTCGCCGCATGTTCGGTTGCACCTCGATTGCAAAGCCATGTCGAGCGAAAGCAAATCGATTCCCGAGCTTCTCCGCGAGAACCGGCAGGTCCTCGAGCACTTCCACGCCAACGACCCCAACCGCCGCGGCCCTGGCATGGGCGAACTCGACTTCGTGCCGATCTTTCAAACGCTCGCCGAAATCGACTACCGCGGCTGGGTCAGCGTCGAAGTCTTCGACTACGAACCGGGCGTAGAAGTCCTCGCCCGCGAGAGCATGGAGTACATGCAAGGCGTGCTCGCGGAGTTGCAATCCTAG